The following are encoded in a window of Callithrix jacchus isolate 240 chromosome 9, calJac240_pri, whole genome shotgun sequence genomic DNA:
- the LOC118144429 gene encoding uncharacterized protein LOC118144429, with translation MTLKEGTSKFFSLAETVTWQEQQKMTLEAPWLALSLAPPPSAPRCTPSTPHSRRVPEFLWEPTAEGEGGGEEAGLRPYPRSPTHLPPGSRPALGQTQGPGGGSGPAPRRAETAWAAAAAGTIPGNRGSVGVLSGYGAGRLWLWWWQRRRPLAADVAPDATRPLHRLLSSRLLPRLRLRGARALVQPGPLPRPPGTRPLVSRRVRSSQQPPAGRVLTAHARRSKARSRPFAPCAPPWEPPAGLSAPPPGVSPPSSRHCPIRSGEGHEAWETRRPRTPGPEVRRRRQPGVKVRAE, from the exons ATGACACTCAAAGAAG GTACtagcaagtttttttctttagcagAGACAGTGACGTGGCAGGAGCAGCAGAAAATGACCCTGGAGGCGCCGTGGCTAGCGCTGAGCTTGGCACCTCCTCCCTCCGCTCCACGTTGTACACCCAGCACACCCCACTCCCGAAGGGTTCCAGAATTTCTAT GGGAGCCGACGGCAGAGGgcgagggaggaggggaggaagccgGGCTGCGCCCCTACCCTCGCAGCCCTACTCACTTACCGCCGGGGTCGCGGCCCGCGCTGGGGCAAACGCAGGGGCCGGGCGGAGGGAGCGGGCCGGCGCCGAGGAGGGCTGAGACAGCCTGggcggcagcggcggccggcACAATCCCGGGCAATCGCGGCTCCGTAGGCGTTCTCTCAGGCTATGGAGCTGGAAGACTGTGGCTGTGGTGGTGGCAGCGGCGGCGGCCTCTGGCTGCGGACGTGGCGCCCGACGCGACCCGCCCCCTCCACCGCCTCCTCAGCTCCCGCCTCCTTCCGCGGCTCCGACTCCGAGGCGCACGCGCGCTCGTGCAGCCCGGGCCCCTCCCGCGCCCACCGGGCACACGCCCACTCGTTTCACGCAGGGTCCGATCCTCCCAGCAGCCCCCAGCCGGCCGCGTCCTAACTGCGCACGCGCGACGCTCTAAGGCCCGCTCCCGCCCCTTCGCCCCCTGCGCGCCTCCGTGGGAACCCCCGGCCGGCCTCAGCGCGCCTCCTCCGGGGGTCTCCCCGCCTTCTTCCCGCCACTGTCCAATCAGATCGGGCGAGGGTCACGAAGCCTGGGAGACCCGTAGGCCGCGGACCCCAGGCCCAGAGGTTAGGCGTCGGCGGCAGCCGGGAGTCAAGGTCCGCGCCGAGTAA